The Thalassotalea sediminis genome includes the window GCGTAGGAATTTCTTCAGCTATGACACTTAGCGCTTCATCGACTGTTAATCCTGCGCGATAAACTTTACGATAGGCCTTTTTTATTGCCTTTATTGCTTCAGGAGAAAAACCTCTGCGCTTTAATCCTTCGCTATTTAGCCCATAAGGCTTAGCAGCATTACCAGACGCCATAATATAAGGGGGAACATCTTTCAAAATTAAAGATGTTGCAGCAATAAAACTATGGGCACCAATATGACAAAACTGATGTACGCCTGATTGGCCGCCAAGTATTGCATAATCCCCCACATGCACGTGGCCTGCAATAGAAGCATTGTTTGCTAATATGCAGTTATTTCCTACTACACAATCATGGGCTACATGGGTATACGCCATAAATAAGTTGTTACTACCAATCTCTGTGATACCTTTATCTTGAATAGTGCCTCGATGTACCGTACAAGATTCCCGAAAAACGTTATTATCACCGACAATAAGTTTTGTTGGTTCACCATCATATTTTAAATCTTGGCAATCCTCGCCAATCGAGGCAAATTGAAACACACGGTTTCCCTTACCTAGCTCTGTCGGACCATTTATAACAACATTCGGCCCAATGTGACAGTCATCGCCGATAACCACGTTTTTACTAACATAAGTCCATGGGCCTATGGTCACATTACGACCAATGACTGCGCCTTCTTCAATTATGGCTTGCGGGTGGATCAAGATTAACTCCTATTACATTTTACGGCGTGCACACATCAAATCAGCAGAACATACAACTTTCCCATCTACACGGGCTTCGCCATAAAACTTCCACATACCTCGACGTTCTTTAACAAACTCAACATGAAGGTGCATCGTATCACCTGGGGTTACCGGGTGTTTAAACTTAGCGTTGTCAATTGAGGCAAAAAGATACATTTCATCTTCTTCTCTCGCTTCAGTACTTTTAAAGCCAAGTAAGCCTGTTGCTTGGGCTAAGGCTTCAAGGATCATTACGCCAGGAAATATTGCTAAATCAGGAAAATGCCCCGTAAAAACAGGCTCATTTATCGTAACATTTTTAATCGCATGTAACGTTTTTCCAGGTTCAAAATCTAATACGCGATCAACTAATAACATTGGATAACGATGCGGAATCAACTGACGAATTTCTTCCACATCAATGGTGTTTTTTTGAGAGTCCAATTTTATTTCCTTTTCTACTTATTTTTTAGGCAGTGAATCTACCTACTTTGCGTTAGTACTTAATGCGTTTAATTGCTGTTCAATTCCTTTTATTTTAGCATTAGTAGCATCAAGCTTTCTAATTCTGGCATTCGTTTTATGCCATTCTTTATTTGGTTGACAAGGAGATCCCGAAGAGTAAACCCCTCCTTTATCAATATTTTTAGTCACCATAGTCATCCCTGTAAACACACAGCCATCTGCAATTTCTATATGACCATTTATACCGACTAACCCTGCAATTGTGCAGTATTTACCGATAGTTGTACTGCCGGCAATTACGCTACAAGCAGCCATGGCAGTGCCTTGGCCTATTGTGACATTATGTGCAATTTGAATTTGATTATCTAATATGACGCCGTCATGTATTACCGTGTCACCTAGCGCACCTCGATCAATCGTTGTACTCGCACCAATTTCTACATCATCGCCGATAACTACGGAGCCAATTTGTGGAATTTTAATCCACTTACCTTGTTCATTCGCATAACCAAAACCATCAGAACCAATAACAGTATTTGCTTGAACTAAACAATTTTTGCCAATTATCACGTGGTGATAGACGGATACGTTGGCCCATAGCGTTGTATTTTCGCCTATTTTGCTATTTTTACCGATAAAACAGCCTGCACCAATGCAAACGTTATCTTCTAACATAGCACCAGTTTCGATAACGGCGTTCGCACCGATCGATACGTTTTGCCCAATTATAGCGCCTTCTTCAACCACAGCTCTGTCATGAATACCTGTCGCTGGTGCCGGTGTAGTGTCTAGTAATTGTGCGACTAAAGCATAACCATAGTATGGGTTGTTCATCACTAATGCATTAGTCGGGCAATCTTTAGCACAATCAGCAGACAATATCACTGCAGACGCTTTAGTTCCTTCAAGTTGCTGTTGATACTTCTTATTTGATAGAAAGGCGATATCCCCTGTCTGTGCATCAGACAATGTTGCAAGTTTGGTAATTAGACAACTTGCATCACCTTGAACGGTAGCACCAATTTTTTGTGCAATCTCTTTAAGTGTATAACTCATAAACAACAATCTTTCTTATTTTCAAGAGCCTAGGCAATATGTTCAATTGTAGGCTATTTCACGACAATTGTGGATAACTAAAATGACTATATAGGGTATTTTTCTTTGATGGCGGGCGGATTTACCACAATAACTAGCGATTACTTGGTATTCTTACAGGGTAGTCCTGCAATTAACTTAATATTGGCTTCCTTTTCATTTATTAACACATAAAAAGATTCGCGTATTAAAATAAAAAAAGCCCTGTTACAAACAGAGCTTTTTATCGAATTACGTTCAATACAGATTGAACTTAATTTTCTAATTTGCTGACTTGCTCAATGACTTTTTGCGAGATATCAGCATCAGGTGTAACGAATACTAACGCTTCTCTTCGGATCACTAAATCAAATTTTTCTTTTGCAGCAATTGATTCAACTGTTTGGCCAATTAACGCTAGAATCTTATTAGACTCTTGGTTTTGCATAGCACCAGCAGCTTGCTGTAATTTTTGGCCTTTTTCTTGATATGCACGGTACGTGTCAGCAATTTGTTTGTCTAAGTCAGTTTTTTGTTTGTCTGACATTAACTCTGAATCACGTTCTTTTTTATTTTGATAATATTCAAAATCTTTCTTAAGTTGTTCAAGTTCTGCTCGTGAATCTTTAAATTCGGCTTCTAGCTTTTGTCTCAATGCATCTGTTTGAGGAATTTGTTGCATAACTTGTTGAAAATTTACCACAGCAATCTTTTGATCTGCGGCACTTGCAGCGCCTGATAATAATGCACTTGAAGCAAGAGTTGCTACTGCAACCGATTTAAATAACTTTTTCAATGTATTCTCCTAGCTCGTAAATTTGCTGCTATTTATTTTTATATAAGGTTTAAATTTTCGTTTAAAAGGTTTGCCCAATATTAAAGTTAAAGAATTTAGTATCATCACCTTCTTCTTCTTTAATTGTTTTAGCAAAACTAAATATCATCGGCCCCATTGGTGATAACCATTGTATTGATAAACCACCAGATGCTCTAAAGCGCCCTACGTCAGAATAATCATCTACTTTTACCAGTTCTCGTGGTGCTAAGTCTAGATAATCTTTCATATCAAACTCTGTATTCCACACATTACCAGCATCAATAAAGAAACTTGTTCTGACACTATTTGAGAACCCTTCATCTAAGAACGGAGTTGGAACAATCAGTTCAATACCCGCTAAAGCGATGGCGTTACCACCAACTGAACGGCGTGAAACATCAATAACATCATGATCTGGCCCTAAACAACATCCGCCACCGCCAACAGGATCAGGCGTACCAGGTATTGATGTAGGATATCTAAAGATAGCTCGTGGACCAACAATATTGGTCTCAAAACCACGCAAGGTATCTGAACCACCACCCGCTCTAAAGTTTTCCCAGAAAGGTAGCATCTGATCACTACCATTTATCTTATCGTAACCATTACCATAACCTAGATTCAAGCTTGTTTTAAAGCTCCATCCTCTAGCAATAGGGAAATACCACTTCGTATCCAAGTTAATTTTGAAATAATTTGTATCAGAGTTTGGTGTTGTCATCTTATAAGATAACGTTTGTTGAGAACCCGCTGTAGGGAACGTACCACGGTTTAACGTCGAACGTGATATAGCAGCTGTAATGTCAAAGTTATCAAACTCTAAACCAGCATCTGGATCACTTGGATCTGAATATAATTCATAAAAGCGTTGAATTTGTTCGTAAGTTTGTAAACGTGTAATGCCGTTATGTTTGTACCCTAAACCAAAGTTTAATCGCACATACTCATTAATTGGGAAACCAAAGTTAACACCAACACCATACGTTTTATTATTGTATTCAACTAAGTTAGCGCTACCCGCATCAAACTCGTTATAAAATACAGTTCCACCGAGTGAAATAGCATCTGTAGTAAAGTAAGGGTCAGTGTAAGAAATACTTACAGCACGAGAATAGCTTACCGTGTTAATGTTAAACGCTAAGCGATTACCAGTGCCTAGGAAGTTATTTTGCTGAATACCAGCATTTAAACTTAATTTGGTTGCTGAACCATAACCAATACCCGCCGTAAAAGAACCAGAAGGTTGTTCTTTAACACTA containing:
- a CDS encoding OmpH family outer membrane protein; this translates as MKKLFKSVAVATLASSALLSGAASAADQKIAVVNFQQVMQQIPQTDALRQKLEAEFKDSRAELEQLKKDFEYYQNKKERDSELMSDKQKTDLDKQIADTYRAYQEKGQKLQQAAGAMQNQESNKILALIGQTVESIAAKEKFDLVIRREALVFVTPDADISQKVIEQVSKLEN
- the lpxA gene encoding acyl-ACP--UDP-N-acetylglucosamine O-acyltransferase; its protein translation is MIHPQAIIEEGAVIGRNVTIGPWTYVSKNVVIGDDCHIGPNVVINGPTELGKGNRVFQFASIGEDCQDLKYDGEPTKLIVGDNNVFRESCTVHRGTIQDKGITEIGSNNLFMAYTHVAHDCVVGNNCILANNASIAGHVHVGDYAILGGQSGVHQFCHIGAHSFIAATSLILKDVPPYIMASGNAAKPYGLNSEGLKRRGFSPEAIKAIKKAYRKVYRAGLTVDEALSVIAEEIPTQAEVTLFTDFIKASKRGIIR
- the lpxD gene encoding UDP-3-O-(3-hydroxymyristoyl)glucosamine N-acyltransferase, whose translation is MSYTLKEIAQKIGATVQGDASCLITKLATLSDAQTGDIAFLSNKKYQQQLEGTKASAVILSADCAKDCPTNALVMNNPYYGYALVAQLLDTTPAPATGIHDRAVVEEGAIIGQNVSIGANAVIETGAMLEDNVCIGAGCFIGKNSKIGENTTLWANVSVYHHVIIGKNCLVQANTVIGSDGFGYANEQGKWIKIPQIGSVVIGDDVEIGASTTIDRGALGDTVIHDGVILDNQIQIAHNVTIGQGTAMAACSVIAGSTTIGKYCTIAGLVGINGHIEIADGCVFTGMTMVTKNIDKGGVYSSGSPCQPNKEWHKTNARIRKLDATNAKIKGIEQQLNALSTNAK
- the fabZ gene encoding 3-hydroxyacyl-ACP dehydratase FabZ yields the protein MDSQKNTIDVEEIRQLIPHRYPMLLVDRVLDFEPGKTLHAIKNVTINEPVFTGHFPDLAIFPGVMILEALAQATGLLGFKSTEAREEDEMYLFASIDNAKFKHPVTPGDTMHLHVEFVKERRGMWKFYGEARVDGKVVCSADLMCARRKM